From a region of the Apis mellifera strain DH4 linkage group LG2, Amel_HAv3.1, whole genome shotgun sequence genome:
- the LOC410819 gene encoding proton channel OtopLc isoform X4, giving the protein MDTATVPNRPRNNSEQEMQRCPYLHEMKERLLSQPTPTDSLDMERLDGTPVKEPNLHTDYPAHTNPGVIPDPPEMPPDSLIGTVVKLNSDGYGSHTSPAHARQPLVPQNANNPPLCLTPTHSGPATGTLPKNAKTSLFIIMSFIYAKLLVVVCIAYVISEVVTHKLPLYYYEGFFTYLYGVSILFLLYVFCFLLQESACCSRGSDTPPPPPRPPKPPKEPKEKNKKKDKKDKEQKSSKSKKEYQDAADVEAGVATRALRKRKTSQNDQSHGSFFLRIGAIAFGLGTMVYNGLEFGTFFEVPPTSPCYQILQGVNPVLQMIFTFMQMYFIFMNSRLNIHRFKVIARFGLMHVVATNLCVWIRTLVLESIKEITKHHQKMGQFEAGILESIKQHSMRNAGAILGTAPRDVALLREAPLTATRSSTVPTSVASTIAASFGRMVKTTARAIARAVTTPTSTTTTGWNPPTSMTTSTSTPQPSLTTTTASTLTTFLTALTPRTTTEERTTPTTPATTTTSSTAATTTTTTSTTSIPSTTLSYFVQLFDAPQADNKEEINQIHQIFDLNNQTNSSEYWSPNFGAYAEALTDEEIASNSCGRVNIMGTIVQDAEPYLFPFIIEYSLIGAAVIYVMWKHIGRHPRWPHQVEADLERRLEAMLSRRAVALAHAGHTRVDCVGASKGLFFGLLLLVGSLICLILFFVLIHHPDFGLVAIYLADVSHCVLMVLSIVAIIVGFIRVQSLKFKAEEQSDLNDILLRVSGFGLFVYAVFSVIAGSLAAFTHEPNLLVMLTGLLSVAQVILQMLFIADVSRRRVHLPEHDRSKPGRQVVTFLLICNLTMWVIYTFESQKVMANPVQLDFYGFLAWAIVQRVTLPLCIFHRFHSAVTFAEIWKTSYKARLD; this is encoded by the exons ATGGATACGGCAACCGTGCCGA ATCGACCGAGGAACAACTCTGAACAAGAGATGCAGCGGTGTCCGTATCTCCACGAGATGAAGGAGCGCCTGCTCTCCCAGCCGACACCGACAGACAGCCTGGACATGGAACGACTCGACGGCACTCCCGTCAAGGAGCCCAACCTGCACACCGATTATCCTGCCCACACCAACCCTGGGGTGATACCGGATCCCCCGGAAATGCCGCCCGACTCGCTCATCGGCACGGTCGTCAAG CTGAATTCGGATGGTTACGGCTCGCATACGTCGCCGGCGCACGCGAGGCAGCCTTTAGTGCCTCAAAACGCCAACAACCCACCCCTCTGCCTCACCCCTACGCACTCCGGCCCGGCGACTGGCACGCTGCCAAAGAACGCAAA GACGTCGCTGTTCATTATCATGAGTTTCATCTACGCGAAACTGCTGGTGGTTGTGTGCATCGCTTACGTGATAAGCGAGGTGGTCACGCACAAGCTGCCCCTCTACTACTACGAGGGATTCTTCACGTACCTGTACGGTGTCAGCATCTTATTCCTGCTCTACGTGTTCTGCTTCCTGCTCCAAGAAAGCGCTTGCTGCTCGAGGGGCAGCGACACGCCACCCCCGCCTCCGAGGCCGCCCAAACCGCCCAAGGAGCCCAAGgagaagaacaagaagaaggaCAAGAAGGACAAGGAGCAGAAGTCGTCGAAAAGCAAGAAGGAGTATCAG GACGCGGCTGACGTCGAGGCTGGGGTGGCCACTCGGGCACTGAGGAAGCGGAAAACTTCGCAGAACGACCAGAGCCATGGAAGCTTTTTCCTGAGAATCGGAGCCATTG CTTTCGGCCTCGGTACAATGGTCTACAACGGTTTGGAATTCGGCACCTTCTTCGAGGTGCCGCCCACGTCGCCCTGCTACCAGATCCTCCAAGGCGTGAATCCAGTTCTCCAAATGATTTTCACCTTCATGCAGATGTACTTCATCTTCATGAACTCGAGG CTCAACATTCATCGCTTCAAAGTGATCGCTCGCTTCGGCCTGATGCACGTGGTGGCCACCAATCTCTGCGTCTGGATCCGTACCCTCGTGTTGGAAAGCATCAAGGAGATCACGAAGCATCACCAGAAAATGGGCCAATTCGAGGCTGGCATTCTTG AGAGTATCAAACAGCACTCGATGAGGAACGCCGGTGCCATATTGGGAACTGCGCCCAGAGACGTGGCGCTTCTGCGCGAGGCCCCATTAACAGCGACGAGGTCGTCCACGGTCCCAACGTCGGTCGCGAGTACCATAGCCGCGTCGTTCGGCCGAATGGTGAAAACTACGGCTAGGGCGATCGCGAGGGCCGTGACGACACCGACCTCGACCACCACCACGGGCTGGAACCCGCCGACCTCCATGACCACCTCCACCTCGACCCCTCAGCCCAGTTTGACCACGACCACTGCCAGCACTCTGACCACTTTTCTAACCGCCCTCACGCCGAGAACCACCACCGAGGAAAGGACCACCCCGACCACCCCCGCCACGACTACCACCTCCTCCAccgccgccaccaccaccacaacCACCTCCACAACCAGCATACCTTCCACCACCTTGTCGTACTTCGTCCAACTGTTCGACGCGCCTCAGGCGGACAACAAAGAAGAg ATCAATCAGATACATCAGATCTTCGACCTGAACAATCAAACGAACAGCAGCGAATATTGGAGCCCGAATTTCGGCGCTTACGCGGAGGCGTTGACGGACGAGGAGATCGCGTCGAATTCGTGCGGCCGGGTGAACATAATGGGGACGATCGTGCAGGACGCGGAACCGTATCTCTTCCCGTTCATAATCGAGTACAGTTTGATCGGGGCTGCGGTGATCTACGTGATGTGGAAACACATCGGGCGGCACCCACGTTGGCCGCATCAGGTGGAGGCCGACCTCGAGCGGCGCCTCGAGGCCATGCTGTCTCGAAGAGCGGTCGCTTTGGCTCACGCGG gtcaCACGAGGGTGGACTGCGTAGGAGCGAGCAAAGGATTGTTCTTCGGCCTGTTGCTGCTGGTCGGCTCGCTGATCTGCCTGATCCTGTTCTTCGTGCTGATCCACCACCCTGACTTCGGCCTGGTCGCCATTTACCTCGCGGACGTTTCCCACTGCGTGCTGATGGTCCTCTCGATCGTTGCCATCATCGTGGGATTCATACGGGTGCAGAGCTTGAAGTTCAAGGCCGAGGAGCAGAGCGACCTGAACGACATCCTCCTCCGCGTGTCGGGCTTCGGCCTCTTCGTCTACGCCGTGTTCAGCGTGATCGCCGGCTCGTTGGCCGCGTTCACCCACGAGCCCAACCTCCTCGTCATGCTCACCGGCCTCCTCTCCGTGGCGCAGGTCATCCTCCAGATGCTGTTCATCGCGGACGTGTCCCGAAGAAGGGTCCACCTGCCGGAGCACGACCGTAGCAAGCCCGGCAGGCAGGTGGTCACGTTCTTGCTCATCTGCAACCTGACCATGTGGGTGATCTACACGTTCGAGTCGCAGAAAGTGATGGCGAACCCGGTCCAGCTCGATTTCTACGGGTTCCTCGCGTGGGCCATCGTGCAGAGAGTCACGCTCCCCCTCTGCATCTTCCACAGGTTCCACAGCGCGGTCACGTTCGCGGAGATATGGAAGACGAGCTACAAGGCGCGCCTCGATTAG
- the LOC410819 gene encoding proton channel OtopLc isoform X2, whose protein sequence is MERELAVGTATPRRHPDARSDRSVIAEQTSCRRVRVRILYQPFSHTDRPRNNSEQEMQRCPYLHEMKERLLSQPTPTDSLDMERLDGTPVKEPNLHTDYPAHTNPGVIPDPPEMPPDSLIGTVVKLNSDGYGSHTSPAHARQPLVPQNANNPPLCLTPTHSGPATGTLPKNAKTSLFIIMSFIYAKLLVVVCIAYVISEVVTHKLPLYYYEGFFTYLYGVSILFLLYVFCFLLQESACCSRGSDTPPPPPRPPKPPKEPKEKNKKKDKKDKEQKSSKSKKEYQDAADVEAGVATRALRKRKTSQNDQSHGSFFLRIGAIAFGLGTMVYNGLEFGTFFEVPPTSPCYQILQGVNPVLQMIFTFMQMYFIFMNSRLNIHRFKVIARFGLMHVVATNLCVWIRTLVLESIKEITKHHQKMGQFEAGILESIKQHSMRNAGAILGTAPRDVALLREAPLTATRSSTVPTSVASTIAASFGRMVKTTARAIARAVTTPTSTTTTGWNPPTSMTTSTSTPQPSLTTTTASTLTTFLTALTPRTTTEERTTPTTPATTTTSSTAATTTTTTSTTSIPSTTLSYFVQLFDAPQADNKEEINQIHQIFDLNNQTNSSEYWSPNFGAYAEALTDEEIASNSCGRVNIMGTIVQDAEPYLFPFIIEYSLIGAAVIYVMWKHIGRHPRWPHQVEADLERRLEAMLSRRAVALAHAGHTRVDCVGASKGLFFGLLLLVGSLICLILFFVLIHHPDFGLVAIYLADVSHCVLMVLSIVAIIVGFIRVQSLKFKAEEQSDLNDILLRVSGFGLFVYAVFSVIAGSLAAFTHEPNLLVMLTGLLSVAQVILQMLFIADVSRRRVHLPEHDRSKPGRQVVTFLLICNLTMWVIYTFESQKVMANPVQLDFYGFLAWAIVQRVTLPLCIFHRFHSAVTFAEIWKTSYKARLD, encoded by the exons ATGGAACGTGAGCTCGCAGTGGGCACCGCGACGCCGCGGCGTCATCCGGACGCGCGTTCCGATAGGTCAGTTATCGCGGAACAAACTAGCTGCCGGCGGGTCCGCGTTAGAATCCTGTATCAGCCTTTCTCGCACACAG ATCGACCGAGGAACAACTCTGAACAAGAGATGCAGCGGTGTCCGTATCTCCACGAGATGAAGGAGCGCCTGCTCTCCCAGCCGACACCGACAGACAGCCTGGACATGGAACGACTCGACGGCACTCCCGTCAAGGAGCCCAACCTGCACACCGATTATCCTGCCCACACCAACCCTGGGGTGATACCGGATCCCCCGGAAATGCCGCCCGACTCGCTCATCGGCACGGTCGTCAAG CTGAATTCGGATGGTTACGGCTCGCATACGTCGCCGGCGCACGCGAGGCAGCCTTTAGTGCCTCAAAACGCCAACAACCCACCCCTCTGCCTCACCCCTACGCACTCCGGCCCGGCGACTGGCACGCTGCCAAAGAACGCAAA GACGTCGCTGTTCATTATCATGAGTTTCATCTACGCGAAACTGCTGGTGGTTGTGTGCATCGCTTACGTGATAAGCGAGGTGGTCACGCACAAGCTGCCCCTCTACTACTACGAGGGATTCTTCACGTACCTGTACGGTGTCAGCATCTTATTCCTGCTCTACGTGTTCTGCTTCCTGCTCCAAGAAAGCGCTTGCTGCTCGAGGGGCAGCGACACGCCACCCCCGCCTCCGAGGCCGCCCAAACCGCCCAAGGAGCCCAAGgagaagaacaagaagaaggaCAAGAAGGACAAGGAGCAGAAGTCGTCGAAAAGCAAGAAGGAGTATCAG GACGCGGCTGACGTCGAGGCTGGGGTGGCCACTCGGGCACTGAGGAAGCGGAAAACTTCGCAGAACGACCAGAGCCATGGAAGCTTTTTCCTGAGAATCGGAGCCATTG CTTTCGGCCTCGGTACAATGGTCTACAACGGTTTGGAATTCGGCACCTTCTTCGAGGTGCCGCCCACGTCGCCCTGCTACCAGATCCTCCAAGGCGTGAATCCAGTTCTCCAAATGATTTTCACCTTCATGCAGATGTACTTCATCTTCATGAACTCGAGG CTCAACATTCATCGCTTCAAAGTGATCGCTCGCTTCGGCCTGATGCACGTGGTGGCCACCAATCTCTGCGTCTGGATCCGTACCCTCGTGTTGGAAAGCATCAAGGAGATCACGAAGCATCACCAGAAAATGGGCCAATTCGAGGCTGGCATTCTTG AGAGTATCAAACAGCACTCGATGAGGAACGCCGGTGCCATATTGGGAACTGCGCCCAGAGACGTGGCGCTTCTGCGCGAGGCCCCATTAACAGCGACGAGGTCGTCCACGGTCCCAACGTCGGTCGCGAGTACCATAGCCGCGTCGTTCGGCCGAATGGTGAAAACTACGGCTAGGGCGATCGCGAGGGCCGTGACGACACCGACCTCGACCACCACCACGGGCTGGAACCCGCCGACCTCCATGACCACCTCCACCTCGACCCCTCAGCCCAGTTTGACCACGACCACTGCCAGCACTCTGACCACTTTTCTAACCGCCCTCACGCCGAGAACCACCACCGAGGAAAGGACCACCCCGACCACCCCCGCCACGACTACCACCTCCTCCAccgccgccaccaccaccacaacCACCTCCACAACCAGCATACCTTCCACCACCTTGTCGTACTTCGTCCAACTGTTCGACGCGCCTCAGGCGGACAACAAAGAAGAg ATCAATCAGATACATCAGATCTTCGACCTGAACAATCAAACGAACAGCAGCGAATATTGGAGCCCGAATTTCGGCGCTTACGCGGAGGCGTTGACGGACGAGGAGATCGCGTCGAATTCGTGCGGCCGGGTGAACATAATGGGGACGATCGTGCAGGACGCGGAACCGTATCTCTTCCCGTTCATAATCGAGTACAGTTTGATCGGGGCTGCGGTGATCTACGTGATGTGGAAACACATCGGGCGGCACCCACGTTGGCCGCATCAGGTGGAGGCCGACCTCGAGCGGCGCCTCGAGGCCATGCTGTCTCGAAGAGCGGTCGCTTTGGCTCACGCGG gtcaCACGAGGGTGGACTGCGTAGGAGCGAGCAAAGGATTGTTCTTCGGCCTGTTGCTGCTGGTCGGCTCGCTGATCTGCCTGATCCTGTTCTTCGTGCTGATCCACCACCCTGACTTCGGCCTGGTCGCCATTTACCTCGCGGACGTTTCCCACTGCGTGCTGATGGTCCTCTCGATCGTTGCCATCATCGTGGGATTCATACGGGTGCAGAGCTTGAAGTTCAAGGCCGAGGAGCAGAGCGACCTGAACGACATCCTCCTCCGCGTGTCGGGCTTCGGCCTCTTCGTCTACGCCGTGTTCAGCGTGATCGCCGGCTCGTTGGCCGCGTTCACCCACGAGCCCAACCTCCTCGTCATGCTCACCGGCCTCCTCTCCGTGGCGCAGGTCATCCTCCAGATGCTGTTCATCGCGGACGTGTCCCGAAGAAGGGTCCACCTGCCGGAGCACGACCGTAGCAAGCCCGGCAGGCAGGTGGTCACGTTCTTGCTCATCTGCAACCTGACCATGTGGGTGATCTACACGTTCGAGTCGCAGAAAGTGATGGCGAACCCGGTCCAGCTCGATTTCTACGGGTTCCTCGCGTGGGCCATCGTGCAGAGAGTCACGCTCCCCCTCTGCATCTTCCACAGGTTCCACAGCGCGGTCACGTTCGCGGAGATATGGAAGACGAGCTACAAGGCGCGCCTCGATTAG
- the LOC410819 gene encoding proton channel OtopLc isoform X1, protein MARLGRWTLRGRRDAGAGTKLTGGRHAVWPCFVSDAAAAARRDAFSRSTTGRPNRSAAAAAASDCCDAACHAVPGRLQQDRHHRPRNNSEQEMQRCPYLHEMKERLLSQPTPTDSLDMERLDGTPVKEPNLHTDYPAHTNPGVIPDPPEMPPDSLIGTVVKLNSDGYGSHTSPAHARQPLVPQNANNPPLCLTPTHSGPATGTLPKNAKTSLFIIMSFIYAKLLVVVCIAYVISEVVTHKLPLYYYEGFFTYLYGVSILFLLYVFCFLLQESACCSRGSDTPPPPPRPPKPPKEPKEKNKKKDKKDKEQKSSKSKKEYQDAADVEAGVATRALRKRKTSQNDQSHGSFFLRIGAIAFGLGTMVYNGLEFGTFFEVPPTSPCYQILQGVNPVLQMIFTFMQMYFIFMNSRLNIHRFKVIARFGLMHVVATNLCVWIRTLVLESIKEITKHHQKMGQFEAGILESIKQHSMRNAGAILGTAPRDVALLREAPLTATRSSTVPTSVASTIAASFGRMVKTTARAIARAVTTPTSTTTTGWNPPTSMTTSTSTPQPSLTTTTASTLTTFLTALTPRTTTEERTTPTTPATTTTSSTAATTTTTTSTTSIPSTTLSYFVQLFDAPQADNKEEINQIHQIFDLNNQTNSSEYWSPNFGAYAEALTDEEIASNSCGRVNIMGTIVQDAEPYLFPFIIEYSLIGAAVIYVMWKHIGRHPRWPHQVEADLERRLEAMLSRRAVALAHAGHTRVDCVGASKGLFFGLLLLVGSLICLILFFVLIHHPDFGLVAIYLADVSHCVLMVLSIVAIIVGFIRVQSLKFKAEEQSDLNDILLRVSGFGLFVYAVFSVIAGSLAAFTHEPNLLVMLTGLLSVAQVILQMLFIADVSRRRVHLPEHDRSKPGRQVVTFLLICNLTMWVIYTFESQKVMANPVQLDFYGFLAWAIVQRVTLPLCIFHRFHSAVTFAEIWKTSYKARLD, encoded by the exons ATGGCGCGGTTGGGTCGATGGACGTTACGTGGGCGTCGCGACGCCGGCGCCGGCACGAAGCTCACAGGTGGTCGCCATGCAGTCTGGCCGTGTTTCGTGTCGGATGCCGCGGCAGCAGCTCGCCGTGACGCTTTTTCGAGGTCCACGACCGGCCGCCCGAATCGatccgccgccgccgccgccgcttcCGATTGTTGTGACGCCGCGTGCCACGCCGTTCCAGGCCGCCTCCAGCAGGATCGCCACC ATCGACCGAGGAACAACTCTGAACAAGAGATGCAGCGGTGTCCGTATCTCCACGAGATGAAGGAGCGCCTGCTCTCCCAGCCGACACCGACAGACAGCCTGGACATGGAACGACTCGACGGCACTCCCGTCAAGGAGCCCAACCTGCACACCGATTATCCTGCCCACACCAACCCTGGGGTGATACCGGATCCCCCGGAAATGCCGCCCGACTCGCTCATCGGCACGGTCGTCAAG CTGAATTCGGATGGTTACGGCTCGCATACGTCGCCGGCGCACGCGAGGCAGCCTTTAGTGCCTCAAAACGCCAACAACCCACCCCTCTGCCTCACCCCTACGCACTCCGGCCCGGCGACTGGCACGCTGCCAAAGAACGCAAA GACGTCGCTGTTCATTATCATGAGTTTCATCTACGCGAAACTGCTGGTGGTTGTGTGCATCGCTTACGTGATAAGCGAGGTGGTCACGCACAAGCTGCCCCTCTACTACTACGAGGGATTCTTCACGTACCTGTACGGTGTCAGCATCTTATTCCTGCTCTACGTGTTCTGCTTCCTGCTCCAAGAAAGCGCTTGCTGCTCGAGGGGCAGCGACACGCCACCCCCGCCTCCGAGGCCGCCCAAACCGCCCAAGGAGCCCAAGgagaagaacaagaagaaggaCAAGAAGGACAAGGAGCAGAAGTCGTCGAAAAGCAAGAAGGAGTATCAG GACGCGGCTGACGTCGAGGCTGGGGTGGCCACTCGGGCACTGAGGAAGCGGAAAACTTCGCAGAACGACCAGAGCCATGGAAGCTTTTTCCTGAGAATCGGAGCCATTG CTTTCGGCCTCGGTACAATGGTCTACAACGGTTTGGAATTCGGCACCTTCTTCGAGGTGCCGCCCACGTCGCCCTGCTACCAGATCCTCCAAGGCGTGAATCCAGTTCTCCAAATGATTTTCACCTTCATGCAGATGTACTTCATCTTCATGAACTCGAGG CTCAACATTCATCGCTTCAAAGTGATCGCTCGCTTCGGCCTGATGCACGTGGTGGCCACCAATCTCTGCGTCTGGATCCGTACCCTCGTGTTGGAAAGCATCAAGGAGATCACGAAGCATCACCAGAAAATGGGCCAATTCGAGGCTGGCATTCTTG AGAGTATCAAACAGCACTCGATGAGGAACGCCGGTGCCATATTGGGAACTGCGCCCAGAGACGTGGCGCTTCTGCGCGAGGCCCCATTAACAGCGACGAGGTCGTCCACGGTCCCAACGTCGGTCGCGAGTACCATAGCCGCGTCGTTCGGCCGAATGGTGAAAACTACGGCTAGGGCGATCGCGAGGGCCGTGACGACACCGACCTCGACCACCACCACGGGCTGGAACCCGCCGACCTCCATGACCACCTCCACCTCGACCCCTCAGCCCAGTTTGACCACGACCACTGCCAGCACTCTGACCACTTTTCTAACCGCCCTCACGCCGAGAACCACCACCGAGGAAAGGACCACCCCGACCACCCCCGCCACGACTACCACCTCCTCCAccgccgccaccaccaccacaacCACCTCCACAACCAGCATACCTTCCACCACCTTGTCGTACTTCGTCCAACTGTTCGACGCGCCTCAGGCGGACAACAAAGAAGAg ATCAATCAGATACATCAGATCTTCGACCTGAACAATCAAACGAACAGCAGCGAATATTGGAGCCCGAATTTCGGCGCTTACGCGGAGGCGTTGACGGACGAGGAGATCGCGTCGAATTCGTGCGGCCGGGTGAACATAATGGGGACGATCGTGCAGGACGCGGAACCGTATCTCTTCCCGTTCATAATCGAGTACAGTTTGATCGGGGCTGCGGTGATCTACGTGATGTGGAAACACATCGGGCGGCACCCACGTTGGCCGCATCAGGTGGAGGCCGACCTCGAGCGGCGCCTCGAGGCCATGCTGTCTCGAAGAGCGGTCGCTTTGGCTCACGCGG gtcaCACGAGGGTGGACTGCGTAGGAGCGAGCAAAGGATTGTTCTTCGGCCTGTTGCTGCTGGTCGGCTCGCTGATCTGCCTGATCCTGTTCTTCGTGCTGATCCACCACCCTGACTTCGGCCTGGTCGCCATTTACCTCGCGGACGTTTCCCACTGCGTGCTGATGGTCCTCTCGATCGTTGCCATCATCGTGGGATTCATACGGGTGCAGAGCTTGAAGTTCAAGGCCGAGGAGCAGAGCGACCTGAACGACATCCTCCTCCGCGTGTCGGGCTTCGGCCTCTTCGTCTACGCCGTGTTCAGCGTGATCGCCGGCTCGTTGGCCGCGTTCACCCACGAGCCCAACCTCCTCGTCATGCTCACCGGCCTCCTCTCCGTGGCGCAGGTCATCCTCCAGATGCTGTTCATCGCGGACGTGTCCCGAAGAAGGGTCCACCTGCCGGAGCACGACCGTAGCAAGCCCGGCAGGCAGGTGGTCACGTTCTTGCTCATCTGCAACCTGACCATGTGGGTGATCTACACGTTCGAGTCGCAGAAAGTGATGGCGAACCCGGTCCAGCTCGATTTCTACGGGTTCCTCGCGTGGGCCATCGTGCAGAGAGTCACGCTCCCCCTCTGCATCTTCCACAGGTTCCACAGCGCGGTCACGTTCGCGGAGATATGGAAGACGAGCTACAAGGCGCGCCTCGATTAG